A window of the Flexistipes sp. genome harbors these coding sequences:
- a CDS encoding SUMF1/EgtB/PvdO family nonheme iron enzyme codes for MSQDVESLKSFIEKYPDSRHIDEAKILLDDKIYEKMGSNIESLKSFIEKYPDSRHIDEAKARYKKAVDKNISIAGLHMVYVLGGCYQMGDIFGDGGEDDEKPVHEVCIDDFYIGKYEVTQGQWEKIMGYNPSFFDDGDRYPVENVSWNGVQGFIEELNSQSGKNFRLPTEAEWEYAARSGGKRQKYAGGNNVDAVAWYDDNSGDRPHPVGQKEPNDLGIYDMSGNVWEWVSDWYEDDYYAQSPRNNPTGPSSSSYSLRVLRGGDYSIHFEQAEVVRSTSRSAGDPYDKYMFHGFRLALPAK; via the coding sequence ATGAGCCAAGATGTTGAAAGTTTAAAGAGCTTCATTGAAAAATATCCTGACAGCAGACACATTGATGAAGCTAAAATTTTACTTGATGATAAAATATATGAAAAAATGGGAAGTAATATTGAAAGTTTAAAGAGCTTCATTGAAAAATATCCTGATAGCAGGCACATTGATGAAGCTAAAGCAAGGTACAAGAAAGCTGTTGATAAAAACATATCAATAGCTGGACTCCACATGGTTTATGTGCTTGGCGGCTGCTACCAGATGGGCGATATATTTGGCGATGGTGGTGAGGATGATGAAAAGCCTGTACACGAGGTGTGTATTGATGATTTTTATATAGGTAAGTATGAAGTAACTCAGGGGCAGTGGGAAAAAATTATGGGATACAATCCTTCTTTTTTTGATGATGGAGACAGATATCCTGTGGAAAATGTTAGCTGGAATGGTGTTCAGGGTTTTATAGAAGAGCTGAACTCCCAAAGTGGTAAAAACTTTCGTTTGCCTACAGAAGCAGAATGGGAGTATGCGGCCCGGAGTGGAGGTAAAAGACAAAAATATGCCGGTGGTAATAATGTAGATGCAGTGGCCTGGTATGATGACAATTCAGGTGACAGGCCACACCCTGTAGGTCAAAAGGAACCTAATGACCTTGGGATATATGATATGAGCGGTAATGTATGGGAGTGGGTGAGCGACTGGTATGAAGATGATTATTATGCACAGAGTCCCCGTAATAATCCTACAGGTCCCTCATCTTCAAGTTACTCTTTACGAGTGCTGCGTGGCGGCGATTATTCTATACATTTTGAACAAGCTGAAGTAGTGCGATCAACTTCTCGATCAGCGGGGGATCCTTATGATAAGTATATGTTTCATGGTTTCCGCCTTGCTCTCCCCGCTAAATAG
- the darT gene encoding type II toxin-antitoxin system toxin DNA ADP-ribosyl transferase DarT, translated as MSVPEKPKIYHILHIDKLSSVIKDGYLRCDKKISQSPIIGTNIGLNSIKERRRKLKLKSHEDLHVGDCVPFYFCPRSVMLYLVYKGDNPELNYNNGQDYIIHLQADLKRTVEWAEENNKRWAYTTTNAGSFFFEDMNDLNKLSKIDWEAIESRYWQNCKETKQAEFLIEDCFPFCLVECIGVYSLQIYQEILEILPAEMQETLLTIKEEWYY; from the coding sequence ATGAGTGTACCCGAAAAACCAAAAATTTATCACATACTTCATATAGATAAGTTATCTTCAGTTATCAAAGATGGTTATTTAAGGTGTGATAAAAAAATATCTCAAAGTCCTATTATAGGTACTAATATAGGCTTGAATAGTATAAAAGAGCGTCGGCGAAAACTAAAGTTAAAAAGTCATGAAGATCTTCACGTTGGCGATTGTGTTCCATTTTATTTTTGTCCACGTTCAGTGATGCTTTACTTAGTTTACAAAGGTGATAATCCAGAGCTTAATTATAATAACGGTCAAGATTATATAATTCATTTACAAGCTGACTTAAAAAGGACAGTCGAATGGGCAGAGGAAAACAATAAACGATGGGCTTATACAACAACAAACGCAGGCTCATTTTTTTTCGAAGATATGAACGACTTAAATAAACTTTCTAAAATTGACTGGGAAGCTATAGAATCCAGATATTGGCAAAATTGTAAAGAAACCAAGCAAGCAGAATTTTTAATAGAAGATTGTTTTCCTTTTTGTCTGGTTGAATGTATTGGAGTTTACTCACTTCAGATTTATCAAGAAATATTAGAAATATTACCTGCTGAAATGCAAGAAACCTTGCTTACAATAAAAGAAGAATGGTATTATTAA
- the darG gene encoding type II toxin-antitoxin system antitoxin DNA ADP-ribosyl glycohydrolase DarG → MIEYKQGNILEEQTDALVNTVNCVGVMGRGIAYQFKKSFPENFKAYVDACKHGKVQPGQMFVFKTNFITKPKYIINFPTKRHWKGKSRIEDIEKGIDSLVETINKYNISSIALPPLGSGLGGLEWQDVKQLIEKKLSKLTDISIIIYEPAKESKINKKLHSKKLPNMTAGRAALIGLIDRYQKGLLDPLMTLIELHKLLYLMQEAGEQLKLKYQAAHYGPYAENLRHVLKAIEGYYIFGYGDGGDNPNKQLKLVPGSVEDAKNFLNECPNTRKNFEKVANLIEGFESSYGLELLTTVHWIIIKEKPNSFDKLVEIFYSWNNHKKQFTIRQIEIAVNILCEKGWVNHHQISKVQEDNGKQKLR, encoded by the coding sequence ATGATTGAATATAAACAAGGTAACATTTTAGAGGAGCAAACTGATGCATTAGTTAATACTGTAAATTGTGTTGGTGTAATGGGTAGAGGTATAGCTTACCAGTTCAAAAAGAGCTTCCCTGAAAATTTTAAAGCTTATGTTGATGCTTGTAAACATGGTAAAGTCCAGCCTGGTCAGATGTTTGTATTTAAAACTAACTTTATTACTAAACCTAAATATATTATAAATTTCCCCACTAAAAGACACTGGAAAGGGAAAAGTCGTATTGAAGATATCGAAAAGGGAATTGATTCACTTGTAGAAACCATCAATAAATATAACATAAGTTCAATTGCTTTACCTCCATTGGGAAGTGGATTAGGAGGGCTTGAGTGGCAAGATGTTAAACAGCTTATTGAAAAAAAGTTGTCTAAATTAACAGATATCAGTATCATAATTTATGAACCAGCAAAAGAGTCTAAAATAAATAAAAAATTACATTCTAAAAAGTTACCTAATATGACTGCCGGACGTGCTGCATTAATAGGATTAATAGATAGATATCAAAAAGGTTTACTCGATCCATTAATGACTTTAATTGAGTTACACAAGCTATTATACCTTATGCAAGAAGCTGGAGAACAACTCAAACTCAAATACCAGGCAGCTCATTATGGCCCTTATGCTGAAAATTTACGCCACGTTTTAAAAGCAATTGAAGGGTACTATATTTTTGGATATGGAGATGGGGGAGATAATCCAAACAAGCAACTTAAATTAGTTCCCGGTTCTGTAGAAGATGCTAAGAATTTCTTAAACGAATGTCCTAACACACGAAAAAATTTTGAGAAAGTTGCTAACTTGATTGAAGGTTTTGAATCCTCTTATGGATTGGAATTACTTACGACAGTACACTGGATAATAATAAAAGAAAAGCCTAACTCTTTTGACAAATTGGTTGAGATTTTTTATAGTTGGAATAATCATAAAAAGCAATTCACAATTCGACAAATTGAAATAGCAGTAAATATTTTATGCGAAAAGGGCTGGGTCAATCATCATCAAATTAGCAAAGTTCAAGAAGACAATGGCAAACAAAAATTAAGATGA